A genomic stretch from Serratia entomophila includes:
- the leuA gene encoding 2-isopropylmalate synthase, producing MSQQVIIFDTTLRDGEQALQASLSVKEKIQIAMALERMGVDVMEVGFPVSSPGDFESVQTIARQIKNSRVCGLARCVDKDIDVAAEALRVAEAFRIHVFLATSTLHIESKLKRSFDEVLEMAVRSVKRARNYTDDVEFSCEDAGRTPIDNLCRVVEAAINAGATTINIPDTVGYTTPNQFGGIITTLYDRVPNIDKAIISVHCHDDLGMAVGNSIAAVQAGARQVEGTLNGIGERAGNCSLEEVIMAIKVRQDIMNVHTNINHQEIFRTSQIVSQLCNMPIPANKAIVGSNAFAHSSGIHQDGVLKNRENYEIMTPQSIGLKDVQLNLTSRSGRAAVKHRMEEMGYQEQDYNLDTLYAAFLKLADKKGQVFDYDLEALAFINKQQEEPEHFSLDYFSVQSGSSIMATASVKLICGGEEKAEAATGNGPVDAVYQAINRITDYPIELVKYQLTAKGQGRDALGQVDIVVSYNGRRFHGVGLATDIVESSAKAMVHVLNNIWRSQQVEKEKQRLQQSKHQNNQETV from the coding sequence ATGAGCCAACAAGTCATTATTTTCGATACCACGCTGCGCGACGGTGAACAGGCGCTGCAGGCCAGCCTGAGCGTCAAAGAAAAGATTCAGATTGCGATGGCGCTGGAAAGAATGGGCGTCGACGTGATGGAGGTCGGCTTCCCGGTCTCCTCGCCGGGTGACTTCGAATCCGTGCAAACCATCGCCCGCCAAATCAAGAACAGCCGCGTCTGCGGGCTGGCGCGCTGCGTAGATAAAGACATCGACGTGGCCGCCGAAGCGCTGCGCGTCGCCGAGGCCTTCCGCATCCACGTTTTCCTGGCCACCTCGACCCTGCACATCGAATCGAAATTGAAGCGTTCGTTCGATGAAGTGCTGGAGATGGCGGTGCGCTCGGTCAAACGCGCTCGCAACTACACCGACGACGTGGAATTCTCCTGTGAAGACGCCGGCCGCACGCCGATCGACAACCTGTGTCGGGTGGTCGAAGCCGCCATTAACGCCGGCGCCACCACCATCAACATCCCGGACACCGTCGGCTACACCACGCCGAACCAGTTTGGCGGCATCATCACCACCCTGTACGACCGGGTGCCGAACATCGACAAAGCCATCATCTCCGTACACTGCCACGACGATCTGGGCATGGCGGTCGGCAACTCCATCGCCGCGGTGCAGGCCGGCGCACGCCAGGTCGAAGGCACCCTGAACGGCATCGGCGAACGCGCCGGCAACTGCTCGTTGGAAGAGGTGATCATGGCGATTAAGGTGCGCCAGGACATCATGAACGTGCACACCAACATCAACCACCAGGAAATCTTCCGTACCAGCCAGATAGTCAGCCAACTGTGCAATATGCCGATCCCGGCCAACAAGGCCATCGTCGGTTCCAACGCCTTCGCCCACTCCTCCGGCATCCATCAGGACGGCGTGCTGAAGAACCGCGAAAACTACGAAATCATGACCCCGCAGTCGATCGGCCTGAAAGACGTGCAGCTGAACCTGACCTCACGTTCCGGCCGCGCGGCGGTGAAACACCGCATGGAAGAGATGGGCTATCAGGAACAGGACTACAACCTGGACACGCTTTACGCCGCCTTCCTGAAGCTGGCCGACAAGAAGGGCCAGGTGTTCGATTACGATCTGGAAGCTTTGGCTTTCATTAACAAGCAGCAGGAAGAGCCGGAGCATTTCAGCCTGGATTACTTCAGCGTGCAGTCCGGCAGCAGCATTATGGCCACCGCCTCGGTGAAATTGATCTGCGGCGGCGAAGAAAAAGCCGAAGCGGCCACCGGCAACGGCCCGGTCGACGCGGTCTACCAGGCGATCAACCGCATCACCGATTACCCTATCGAACTGGTGAAATACCAGCTGACCGCCAAGGGCCAGGGCCGCGACGCGCTGGGCCAGGTGGATATCGTGGTGTCCTACAACGGCCGCCGCTTCCACGGCGTAGGCCTGGCGACCGACATCGTCGAATCCTCCGCCAAGGCGATGGTTCACGTATTGAATAATATTTGGCGCTCACAGCAGGTAGAAAAAGAAAAGCAGCGTCTGCAGCAAAGCAAACATCAAAATAATCAGGAAACGGTGTGA
- the leuO gene encoding transcriptional regulator LeuO, producing MAEYDSEVTMVKEPSDIHLRSVDLNLLTVFDSVMQMQNITRAANSLGMSQPAVSNAVARLKVMFNDELFVRCGRGIQPTMRARQLFGPVRQALQLVQNELPGAEFEPFTSARVFSLSLCSPLDLRLGANIINHVKQIAPQLNLQIKSYINDNIEHQLRYQNVEFVIGYSHFESAEFRNIALFDDELVLAVAQEHPRMTDGVTRDQILTEQHAVVSLESFGSFSKPYYTDEFMQRAVIQQCTDLYSVLNMVSLTEMVAIAPAWLVRQQAASLKIKALPLWREESKATCYLSWHDSSERDKGHQWMKSVLAEAGAHK from the coding sequence ATGGCTGAATACGATTCAGAAGTGACCATGGTTAAAGAACCGTCGGATATTCATTTGCGCAGCGTCGATCTTAATTTGTTGACCGTTTTTGACTCTGTTATGCAAATGCAGAATATTACGCGAGCCGCTAATTCGTTGGGAATGTCGCAGCCGGCGGTGAGCAACGCCGTTGCGCGCCTGAAGGTGATGTTTAACGACGAACTGTTCGTGCGCTGCGGGCGCGGGATCCAGCCCACCATGCGCGCCAGACAACTGTTTGGGCCGGTACGCCAGGCGCTGCAGCTGGTGCAAAATGAGCTGCCCGGCGCCGAGTTCGAACCCTTCACCAGCGCGCGGGTTTTCTCGTTGTCGCTGTGCAGCCCGCTCGATTTACGCCTGGGAGCGAACATAATCAACCATGTTAAACAGATCGCGCCTCAGCTTAATTTACAAATAAAGTCATACATTAACGATAACATAGAACATCAATTGCGTTATCAGAATGTGGAATTCGTCATCGGCTACAGTCATTTTGAATCGGCGGAATTCCGCAATATAGCATTATTTGACGATGAGTTAGTGCTGGCGGTGGCTCAGGAACATCCGCGCATGACCGACGGCGTTACGCGGGATCAGATTTTAACGGAACAACATGCGGTAGTTTCTCTGGAAAGTTTCGGATCGTTCAGCAAACCTTACTATACCGATGAATTTATGCAGCGCGCGGTTATTCAACAATGCACTGACTTATACAGCGTATTGAATATGGTTTCCCTTACGGAGATGGTCGCCATTGCTCCGGCATGGCTGGTGCGACAGCAGGCGGCCTCACTGAAAATAAAAGCGCTGCCGTTATGGCGGGAAGAAAGTAAGGCGACCTGCTATCTGTCCTGGCATGATTCTTCGGAGAGAGATAAAGGGCATCAATGGATGAAATCCGTCCTGGCCGAAGCGGGGGCCCATAAATAA
- the ilvI gene encoding acetolactate synthase 3 large subunit, translating to MEMLSGAEMVVRSLIDQGVKHVFGYPGGAVLDIYDALHTVGGIDHILVRHEQGAVHMADGYARATGEVGVVLVTSGPGATNAITGIATAYMDSIPMVVLSGQVPSSLIGYDAFQECDMVGISRPVVKHSFLVKRTEDIPGVLKKAFYLASTGRPGPVVIDLPKDIVGPAVRLPYAYPQEVSMRSYNPTVQGHRGQIKRALQTILAAKRPVMYVGGGAINAACDAELLALAEKLNLPVTCTLMGLGAFPGTHRQSVGMLGMHGTYEANKTMHHSDVIFAVGVRFDDRTTNNLAKYCPDATVLHIDIDPTSISKTVDADIPIVGDARQVLTQMLELLAQDDKTQDLDALRDWWRSIEQWRARDCLGYDKHSGTIKPQAVIETLHRLTKGDAYVTSDVGQHQMFAALYYPFDKPRRWINSGGLGTMGFGLPAALGVKLALPDETVVCVTGDGSIQMNIQELSTALQYNLPVVVVNLNNRYLGMVKQWQDMIYSGRHSQSYMDSLPDFVRLAEAYGHIGIAIRTPDELESKLAQALAEKERLVFVDVTVDETEHVYPMQIRGGSMDEMWLSKTERT from the coding sequence ATGGAGATGTTGTCAGGAGCCGAGATGGTCGTTCGATCGTTGATCGATCAGGGCGTTAAGCACGTATTCGGCTATCCGGGCGGGGCGGTACTCGATATCTACGACGCCCTGCATACGGTTGGGGGAATCGATCATATTCTGGTGCGCCACGAGCAGGGAGCGGTACACATGGCCGACGGCTATGCGCGCGCCACCGGTGAAGTCGGCGTGGTGCTGGTGACCTCAGGCCCTGGCGCCACCAACGCCATCACCGGTATCGCCACCGCCTATATGGACTCCATTCCGATGGTGGTGCTGTCAGGCCAGGTTCCCAGCTCGCTGATTGGCTACGACGCCTTTCAGGAGTGCGACATGGTGGGGATCTCGCGTCCGGTGGTGAAGCACAGCTTCCTGGTGAAGCGCACCGAAGACATTCCCGGCGTGCTGAAAAAAGCCTTCTATCTGGCGTCGACCGGCCGGCCCGGGCCGGTAGTGATCGACCTGCCGAAAGACATCGTCGGCCCGGCGGTCAGGCTGCCTTACGCCTACCCGCAAGAGGTGAGCATGCGCTCCTATAACCCGACGGTGCAGGGGCACCGCGGGCAGATCAAGCGTGCGTTGCAAACCATTCTGGCGGCCAAGCGGCCGGTGATGTACGTCGGCGGCGGGGCGATCAACGCGGCCTGCGACGCGGAACTGCTGGCGCTGGCGGAAAAGCTCAACCTGCCGGTGACCTGCACCCTGATGGGGTTGGGCGCTTTCCCCGGCACCCACCGTCAGAGCGTCGGCATGCTCGGCATGCACGGCACCTATGAAGCCAACAAGACCATGCACCACTCCGATGTGATTTTCGCCGTCGGGGTGCGTTTCGATGACCGCACCACCAACAATCTGGCCAAGTACTGCCCAGACGCCACCGTGCTGCACATTGATATCGACCCGACCTCGATTTCCAAAACGGTGGACGCCGATATTCCGATCGTCGGCGACGCCAGGCAGGTGCTGACCCAGATGCTGGAGCTGCTGGCGCAGGACGATAAAACGCAGGACCTCGATGCGCTGCGCGACTGGTGGCGGTCTATCGAACAGTGGCGCGCGCGCGACTGCCTGGGCTACGACAAGCACAGCGGCACCATCAAACCGCAGGCGGTGATAGAAACGCTGCATCGCCTGACCAAGGGGGACGCCTATGTGACCTCCGATGTGGGCCAGCACCAGATGTTCGCCGCGCTCTATTACCCGTTCGATAAGCCGCGCCGCTGGATCAACTCCGGTGGCCTCGGCACCATGGGCTTCGGCTTGCCGGCGGCGCTGGGCGTCAAGCTGGCGTTGCCGGACGAAACCGTGGTGTGCGTAACCGGCGATGGCAGCATTCAAATGAATATCCAGGAGCTGTCCACTGCGCTGCAGTACAATCTGCCGGTGGTGGTGGTGAACCTGAACAACCGCTATCTGGGCATGGTGAAGCAGTGGCAGGACATGATTTACTCCGGCCGTCACTCGCAATCTTATATGGATTCACTGCCGGACTTCGTCCGGTTGGCGGAGGCTTACGGCCATATCGGCATCGCCATTCGCACGCCGGACGAGCTGGAAAGCAAGCTGGCGCAGGCGCTGGCCGAAAAAGAACGGCTGGTGTTTGTCGACGTGACCGTCGATGAGACCGAACATGTTTATCCAATGCAGATCCGCGGTGGAAGCATGGACGAGATGTGGTTAAGCAAAACGGAGAGGACCTGA
- a CDS encoding AMP-dependent synthetase/ligase: MINNLLQYHLTHRIQHQASHRADRTAFRQWSPQGETQLSWRQADMHITRIASALLALGAEVQERIAIFANNSMAWSLADLAILQLRGVSVPLYATNTPAQAAFIINDADIRILFVGEQAQLDAAIALRGVCPQLSHIIAFDDGVDLRGCEIARHLNAFERETEPAAYQAQRLQRIADCCLEDLFTLIYTSGTTGEPKGVMLDYRNLAAQLYLHDERLTVNDEDVSLSFLPLSHVFERAWSFFIMHSGAQNVYLPNTDWVREAMAQVRPTLMCAVPRFYEKIFSAVQEKVARAPWLRRALFHWAIVCGERKFLQERAGKPLGKLFVRSHRWADKLVLSKLRGILGGRVRFLPAAGAKLDDNVILFFQAIGVNIKYGYGMTETCATVSCWEEGTFRFGSIGKPLPGVEVRIGEENEIQLRGPIVMRGYFNKPLETAASFTADGWLKTGDAGAIDEEGNLFITERLKDLMKTSGGKYIAPQMLEGALAQDRFIEQVAIIADARKFVSALIVPCFESLEEYAKSINLKYQDRLDLLRHSHIIEMFEHRLRDMQKELARFEQVKKFTLLPAAFSMELGELTPTLKLRRKVILQRYRREIDSMYAEQA, encoded by the coding sequence ATGATCAATAATCTGCTGCAATACCATCTGACTCATCGTATACAGCACCAGGCTTCCCACCGCGCCGATCGCACAGCTTTTCGCCAATGGTCTCCCCAGGGAGAGACGCAGCTTAGCTGGCGGCAGGCCGATATGCACATTACCCGCATCGCCAGCGCGTTGCTGGCGCTGGGCGCCGAAGTTCAGGAACGTATCGCGATATTTGCCAATAACAGCATGGCCTGGTCGTTGGCCGATTTGGCCATTCTGCAGCTGCGTGGGGTCAGCGTGCCGCTGTATGCCACCAATACGCCGGCCCAGGCGGCCTTTATCATTAATGACGCTGATATTCGCATCCTGTTCGTCGGCGAGCAGGCGCAGCTGGATGCGGCGATCGCTCTGCGCGGCGTGTGCCCGCAGTTGAGCCACATTATCGCGTTCGATGACGGTGTGGATCTGCGTGGCTGTGAGATTGCCCGGCACCTGAACGCCTTTGAGCGGGAAACCGAGCCGGCGGCGTATCAAGCGCAGCGGCTGCAGCGCATCGCAGACTGCTGCCTGGAGGATCTTTTCACGCTGATCTACACCTCGGGCACCACCGGTGAGCCCAAGGGCGTAATGCTGGATTACCGCAACCTGGCGGCGCAGCTTTATCTGCACGATGAGCGCCTGACGGTAAATGACGAAGACGTCTCGCTCAGCTTCCTGCCGCTATCGCACGTATTTGAACGCGCCTGGAGCTTTTTCATTATGCATTCCGGCGCGCAAAACGTGTATCTGCCGAATACCGATTGGGTGCGCGAGGCGATGGCGCAGGTGCGCCCGACGCTGATGTGCGCGGTGCCGCGTTTCTACGAGAAGATCTTCAGCGCGGTACAGGAAAAGGTGGCGCGGGCCCCCTGGCTGCGCCGCGCGCTGTTCCATTGGGCGATCGTCTGCGGTGAACGCAAGTTCCTGCAGGAGCGCGCCGGTAAACCTCTGGGCAAGCTGTTTGTGCGCTCTCACCGCTGGGCCGATAAGCTGGTGCTGAGCAAGCTGCGCGGCATTCTTGGCGGACGGGTGCGATTCCTGCCTGCGGCGGGCGCCAAGCTGGATGACAACGTGATTCTGTTTTTCCAGGCGATAGGCGTCAACATCAAGTACGGCTACGGCATGACCGAAACCTGCGCCACTGTTTCCTGTTGGGAAGAGGGCACTTTCCGCTTTGGCTCTATCGGCAAGCCGCTGCCGGGCGTAGAGGTGCGCATTGGCGAGGAAAATGAGATCCAGCTGCGCGGGCCGATCGTTATGCGCGGTTATTTCAACAAACCGCTGGAAACTGCCGCTTCTTTTACCGCCGACGGCTGGCTGAAGACCGGCGACGCCGGCGCGATCGATGAAGAGGGCAACCTGTTTATTACCGAACGCCTGAAAGATTTGATGAAAACCTCCGGCGGCAAGTATATCGCGCCGCAGATGCTGGAGGGTGCGCTGGCGCAGGATCGCTTTATCGAACAGGTGGCTATCATCGCCGATGCGCGCAAGTTTGTTTCCGCGCTGATCGTGCCCTGCTTCGAATCCCTGGAAGAATATGCGAAGTCGATCAATTTGAAATATCAGGATCGGCTGGATCTGCTGCGCCACAGCCATATCATCGAGATGTTCGAGCACCGCCTGCGCGATATGCAAAAGGAGCTGGCGCGCTTCGAGCAGGTGAAGAAGTTTACCCTGCTGCCCGCGGCCTTCTCGATGGAGCTGGGCGAGCTGACGCCGACCCTGAAGCTGCGCCGCAAGGTGATCCTGCAGCGTTACCGGCGTGAAATAGATTCGATGTACGCAGAGCAGGCCTGA
- the leuB gene encoding 3-isopropylmalate dehydrogenase gives MTKTYHIAVLPGDGIGPEVMAQAHKVLDAVRQRFDIRITTAEYDVGGIAIDRHGSPLPPATVAGCEQADAILFGSVGGPKWEHLPPAEQPERGALLPLRKHFKLFSNLRPARLYQGLEAFCPLRADIAARGFDILCVRELTGGIYFGQPKGREGQGMQERAFDTEVYHRFEIERIARIAFESARKRRNKVTSIDKANVLQSSILWREVVNQVAKDYPDVSLSHMYIDNATMQLIKDPSQFDVLLCSNLFGDILSDECAMITGSMGMLPSASLNEQGFGLYEPAGGSAPDIAGKGIANPVAQILSATLLLRYSLGADEAADAVERAINQALEQGYRTADLAGEGKAVSTDEMGDIIARFVTQGA, from the coding sequence ATGACGAAGACTTACCATATTGCCGTCTTGCCCGGAGACGGAATCGGCCCGGAAGTAATGGCTCAGGCGCACAAGGTGCTGGACGCGGTGCGTCAGCGCTTTGATATCCGCATCACCACCGCCGAATACGACGTCGGCGGCATCGCCATCGATCGCCACGGCAGCCCGCTGCCGCCTGCGACCGTCGCCGGCTGCGAGCAGGCGGATGCGATCCTGTTCGGTTCGGTAGGCGGCCCGAAATGGGAGCATTTGCCGCCGGCCGAGCAGCCTGAACGCGGCGCCCTGCTGCCGCTGCGCAAACACTTCAAGCTGTTCAGCAACCTGCGCCCTGCGCGTTTGTACCAGGGCCTGGAAGCGTTTTGCCCACTGCGCGCCGACATCGCCGCGCGCGGATTCGATATCCTGTGCGTGCGGGAATTGACCGGCGGCATCTACTTCGGCCAGCCGAAGGGACGCGAAGGCCAGGGCATGCAGGAACGCGCCTTTGATACCGAGGTCTATCACCGTTTCGAAATTGAACGCATCGCGCGCATCGCCTTCGAATCCGCCCGCAAGCGCCGCAACAAGGTCACCTCTATCGACAAGGCCAACGTGTTGCAAAGCTCTATCCTGTGGCGTGAAGTGGTCAATCAGGTCGCCAAAGACTATCCGGACGTCTCGCTCTCGCACATGTACATCGACAACGCCACCATGCAGCTGATTAAAGATCCGTCCCAGTTCGACGTGCTGCTGTGCTCCAACCTGTTCGGCGACATCCTGTCCGACGAGTGCGCGATGATCACCGGCTCGATGGGCATGCTGCCGTCCGCCAGCCTGAACGAACAAGGCTTCGGGTTGTATGAGCCGGCCGGGGGCTCCGCGCCGGACATAGCGGGTAAAGGCATCGCCAACCCGGTAGCTCAGATCCTGTCCGCCACCCTGCTGTTGCGTTACAGCCTGGGCGCCGATGAAGCGGCCGACGCCGTTGAACGCGCCATCAACCAGGCGTTGGAACAGGGCTACCGCACCGCCGATCTGGCCGGTGAAGGCAAAGCCGTCAGCACCGATGAAATGGGCGACATCATCGCCCGCTTTGTAACCCAGGGGGCATAA
- the ilvN gene encoding acetolactate synthase small subunit has protein sequence MRRILSVLLENESGALSRVVGLFSQRGYNIESLTVAPTDDPTLSRMTIQTVGDEKVLEQIEKQLHKLVDVLRVSELVQGAHVEREIMLVKLQASGYGREEVKRCADIFRGQIVDVTATLYTVQLAGTSDKLDAFLNAVREVAEIVEVARSGVVGVSRGDKIMR, from the coding sequence ATGCGCCGTATTTTATCTGTATTGCTGGAAAACGAATCCGGGGCGTTATCGCGCGTGGTTGGGCTGTTCTCTCAGCGCGGTTATAACATTGAAAGCCTGACGGTGGCGCCGACCGACGATCCTACGCTGTCGCGCATGACTATCCAAACCGTTGGCGATGAAAAGGTGCTGGAGCAGATCGAAAAGCAGCTGCACAAGCTGGTGGACGTGCTGCGCGTCAGTGAACTGGTGCAGGGCGCCCATGTCGAACGCGAAATCATGCTGGTGAAGCTGCAGGCCAGCGGCTATGGCCGCGAAGAAGTGAAGCGCTGCGCCGATATCTTCCGCGGCCAGATCGTTGACGTCACCGCCACGCTTTACACCGTTCAGCTGGCGGGCACCAGCGACAAGCTGGACGCCTTCCTGAACGCGGTGCGCGAAGTGGCGGAGATCGTGGAAGTGGCGCGCTCCGGCGTGGTCGGCGTATCGCGCGGCGACAAAATCATGCGCTGA
- the cra gene encoding catabolite repressor/activator has product MKLDEIARLAGVSRTTASYVINGKAKQYRVSDKTVDKVMAVVREHNYHPNAVAAGLRAGRTRSIGLVIPDLENTSYTRIANYLERQARQRGYQLLIACSEDQPDNEMRCIEHLLQRQVDAIIVSTALPPEHPFYQRWANDPLPIIALDRALDREHFISVVGADQEDAFALAQELRTFPAESVLYLGALPELSVSFLREQGFRQAWQDDPRHVDYLYANSYEREAAGALFAEWLKTHPMPQALFTTSFSLLQGVMDVTLKQRGRLPTDLAIATFGDHELLDFLECPVLAVAQRHRDVAERVLELVLASLDEPRKPKPGLTRIRRNLFRRGSLSRK; this is encoded by the coding sequence GTGAAACTGGATGAAATCGCGCGTCTCGCGGGCGTTTCGCGCACCACGGCCAGTTATGTCATCAACGGCAAGGCGAAGCAGTATCGTGTCAGCGATAAAACCGTCGACAAAGTGATGGCCGTGGTCAGGGAGCACAACTATCACCCGAATGCCGTCGCGGCTGGGCTGCGCGCCGGGCGAACCCGTTCCATCGGGTTGGTGATACCGGATCTGGAAAATACCAGCTATACCCGCATCGCCAACTATCTTGAGCGCCAGGCGCGTCAGCGCGGCTATCAGTTGCTGATCGCCTGTTCGGAAGATCAGCCGGATAACGAAATGCGCTGCATTGAGCACCTGCTGCAGCGCCAGGTAGACGCGATTATCGTTTCCACCGCGTTGCCGCCGGAACACCCGTTTTATCAACGCTGGGCTAACGATCCGCTGCCGATCATCGCACTGGACCGTGCGTTGGATCGCGAGCATTTCATCAGCGTGGTGGGCGCCGATCAGGAAGACGCCTTTGCGCTGGCGCAGGAGCTGCGCACTTTTCCGGCGGAGTCGGTGTTGTATCTGGGGGCGTTGCCGGAGCTTTCCGTCAGCTTCCTGCGTGAGCAGGGGTTCCGCCAGGCCTGGCAGGATGACCCGCGCCATGTCGACTATCTTTATGCCAACAGCTACGAGCGCGAAGCCGCCGGCGCGTTGTTTGCCGAATGGCTGAAAACGCACCCGATGCCGCAGGCGCTGTTCACGACTTCGTTCTCTTTGCTGCAGGGAGTGATGGACGTTACGTTGAAGCAGCGTGGCCGCTTGCCGACCGATCTGGCGATCGCCACCTTTGGCGACCATGAACTGCTCGACTTCCTGGAGTGCCCGGTGCTGGCGGTGGCGCAGCGTCATCGCGACGTGGCTGAACGGGTGCTGGAGCTGGTACTGGCCAGCCTGGACGAGCCACGCAAACCGAAACCGGGCCTGACGCGCATTCGCCGCAACCTGTTCCGCCGCGGCAGCCTCAGCCGCAAGTAA
- the mraZ gene encoding division/cell wall cluster transcriptional repressor MraZ, translated as MFRGATMVNLDSKGRLAVPTRYRDLLNEESQGQMVCTIDLHQPCLLLYPLPEWEIIEQKLSRLSSMNPAERRVQRLLLGHASECQMDSAGRLLLASTLRQHAGLTKEVMLVGQFNKFELWDEQTWYQQVKDDIDAEQSTQEPLSERLQDLSL; from the coding sequence ATGTTCCGTGGAGCAACGATGGTCAACCTCGACAGCAAAGGGCGGCTTGCCGTACCAACCCGATATCGGGATTTGCTGAACGAGGAATCGCAAGGCCAAATGGTTTGTACCATTGACCTCCATCAGCCCTGCCTGCTGCTTTACCCGCTGCCCGAATGGGAAATTATTGAACAAAAATTGTCTCGTCTGTCGAGCATGAATCCCGCCGAGCGCCGCGTTCAGCGCTTGTTATTGGGGCATGCCAGTGAGTGTCAGATGGATAGTGCCGGTCGATTGCTGTTGGCAAGTACGCTCAGACAGCACGCCGGGCTTACTAAAGAAGTGATGCTGGTCGGGCAGTTCAACAAGTTTGAACTGTGGGATGAACAGACCTGGTATCAACAAGTCAAGGATGATATTGACGCTGAACAGTCGACTCAGGAACCGTTGTCTGAGCGGCTACAGGACTTGTCGCTATAA
- the rsmH gene encoding 16S rRNA (cytosine(1402)-N(4))-methyltransferase RsmH: MLENYKHTTVLLDEAVNGLNIRSNGTYIDGTFGRGGHSRLILSQLGPEGRLLAIDRDPQAIAAAESIDDPRFTIVHGPFSDLSHYVRERELVGQIDGVLLDLGVSSPQLDDAERGFSFMRDGPLDMRMDPSTGLSAAEWLMKAEADDIAWVLKTFGEERFAKRIARAIVEKNRVEPMTRTKQLADLIADASPFREKHKHPATRSFQAIRIYINSELEEIERALDGALEVLAPEGRLSIISFHSLEDRIVKRFMRHHSRGAQVPAGIPLTEEQLRGMGGRTLKALGKMMPSDAEVAENPRARSSVLRIAERMPA; the protein is encoded by the coding sequence ATGTTGGAAAACTATAAACACACCACCGTACTGTTGGATGAGGCGGTTAACGGCCTCAACATCCGCAGCAACGGCACATATATCGACGGTACTTTTGGCCGCGGTGGCCATTCGCGTCTGATTCTGTCCCAACTGGGGCCGGAAGGACGCTTGCTGGCAATTGACCGCGACCCTCAGGCGATTGCAGCCGCTGAATCTATTGACGACCCTCGTTTTACCATCGTACACGGCCCATTTTCCGATTTGTCACACTATGTGCGGGAACGCGAACTGGTGGGGCAAATTGACGGTGTTCTGCTCGATCTGGGCGTTTCTTCGCCGCAGCTGGACGACGCGGAGCGCGGTTTCTCCTTTATGCGCGACGGCCCGCTGGACATGCGCATGGACCCTTCCACCGGCCTGTCCGCCGCCGAATGGTTGATGAAAGCCGAAGCCGACGACATCGCCTGGGTGCTGAAAACCTTTGGCGAAGAGCGTTTCGCCAAGCGCATCGCCCGCGCCATCGTGGAAAAGAATCGGGTTGAGCCGATGACGCGCACCAAGCAACTGGCCGATCTGATCGCCGACGCCAGCCCGTTCCGTGAGAAGCACAAGCATCCGGCAACGCGCAGCTTCCAGGCGATCCGCATTTATATCAACAGCGAGCTGGAAGAGATCGAGCGCGCGCTCGACGGCGCGCTGGAAGTGCTGGCCCCCGAGGGCCGTTTGTCGATCATCAGCTTCCACTCGCTGGAGGATCGCATCGTCAAACGTTTTATGCGCCACCACAGTCGCGGCGCCCAGGTGCCGGCCGGTATTCCGCTGACCGAAGAGCAGCTGCGCGGCATGGGCGGGCGGACGCTCAAAGCGCTGGGCAAGATGATGCCTTCGGACGCTGAAGTGGCGGAAAACCCACGCGCCCGCAGTTCGGTGCTGCGTATTGCCGAGAGGATGCCCGCGTGA
- the leuL gene encoding leu operon leader peptide, with amino-acid sequence MIRTQRLLGLLLNASCLRGMPVDGIRS; translated from the coding sequence ATGATCCGTACTCAACGTCTACTAGGCCTACTACTTAACGCATCTTGTTTGCGCGGTATGCCGGTGGATGGAATTCGGAGCTGA
- the ftsL gene encoding cell division protein FtsL codes for MIGNERHGLVGVIGGDLLRNAKIPLILLVASLVSAVFVVTTAHRTRLLTAEREQLVLERDALDIEWRNLILEENALGDHSRVERISTEKLQMQHVDPSQENIIVKQ; via the coding sequence GTGATCGGTAACGAACGTCACGGCCTGGTCGGGGTGATTGGCGGCGACCTGCTGCGCAACGCCAAGATCCCATTGATTTTACTGGTTGCTTCGCTGGTCTCCGCCGTTTTTGTGGTGACCACCGCCCACCGCACCCGCCTGCTGACCGCCGAGCGCGAGCAGCTGGTGCTTGAGCGGGACGCGCTGGATATCGAGTGGCGCAACCTGATTCTGGAAGAGAACGCCCTCGGCGATCACAGCCGGGTTGAACGTATTTCGACTGAAAAACTGCAGATGCAACATGTTGATCCATCGCAGGAAAATATCATCGTTAAACAATGA